One stretch of Ooceraea biroi isolate clonal line C1 chromosome 4, Obir_v5.4, whole genome shotgun sequence DNA includes these proteins:
- the LOC113561731 gene encoding uncharacterized protein LOC113561731, with the protein MPSHRQPNSLEGLSLGRVCRQLNETCRYLQMLSQKSSATQVLALAKRTIRPYYINALPTHLRSRVIDEAMKTMCSPSSDESTLVSAPAALYLLALLLDPNIKKLKVGLCCYYGCSHQTCLLKLFASEGVGLRSLQLSRSALLRLDCKLLYSALLNMKNLSRLTLRNIADDGVLQAIGKTCPKLAVLDVACSRQVTDIGLRQLLLRVELRDKPRSTSSQERTSWSRLKRLLSVLKSKSSRREKQSVVLEFHESRNPLCDTLGVLNVANTGVTSAGVLFALANVPHLKSLAEYSHMGRVMEIMNGGLIDRIKIPFSLTQARSCKTTLNRIELLAQACPKMEKLHISEPHHSPEALGLFPYITSLSIHNVPMKREWLNGFYNYLRRNGQNLYDLNFQMTQSENPLQVDLREILNSCPNLHVLITSGANVTWMEGCDPPPLKYLKVIQLGRMTNALAIVKILSLVPELKALHVYSCLDLSDKHLETLKPPTKSKSTRKFDMCDDSSSNLTCFYIYEMHKVSLITVLNMFNNYKQLRQFGNLTNWTLNREDAKMLRTTRTSMDVDFCSGSHWLWNNCIPIL; encoded by the coding sequence ATGCCAAGCCACCGTCAGCCTAATTCCTTGGAAGGTCTTAGTTTGGGACGCGTGTGCCGGCAACTCAACGAGACGTGCCGATACTTGCAGATGCTCTCGCAGAAGTCTTCCGCGACGCAGGTGCTGGCGCTCGCGAAACGGACGATCAGGCCGTATTATATAAACGCGCTGCCAACTCATCTGCGCTCCCGAGTGATCGACGAGGCAATGAAAACGATGTGCAGCCCATCGAGCGATGAATCGACGCTGGTCTCCGCGCCCGCAGCGCTCTATCTGCTGGCTCTTCTTCTCGATCCTAACATAAAGAAGTTGAAAGTCGGCCTCTGCTGCTACTACGGATGCAGCCACCAAACGTGCctcttaaaattattcgcTTCGGAAGGAGTCGGGCTTCGGTCGCTGCAGCTGAGCCGTTCCGCGCTGCTACGCTTGGATTGCAAATTGCTGTACTCGGCGCTGTTGAACATGAAGAACCTGTCGAGACTGACGCTTCGAAATATCGCCGACGACGGAGTGCTCCAAGCGATAGGTAAGACTTGCCCGAAACTCGCGGTCCTGGACGTCGCTTGCTCCAGGCAAGTAACGGACATAGGGCTGAGGCAGCTGCTCCTGCGAGTGGAACTGCGAGACAAGCCACGTTCCACGTCGTCCCAGGAGCGCACTAGCTGGTCGCGACTCAAAAGATTACTCTCCGTGTTGAAGTCGAAGAGCTCGAGGAGAGAGAAGCAAAGCGTGGTGCTGGAGTTTCACGAAAGCAGGAACCCCCTGTGCGACACGCTCGGAGTACTTAACGTCGCCAATACCGGCGTCACTAGCGCGGGTGTGCTATTTGCCCTAGCAAACGTTCCACATCTCAAATCCTTGGCCGAATACAGCCACATGGGAAGAGTGATGGAGATCATGAACGGCGGACTGATCGATCGTATCAAAATTCCGTTCAGCTTGACTCAAGCGAGGAGCTGCAAAACGACGCTCAATCGCATTGAACTTTTGGCACAAGCATGCCCGAAGATGGAAAAACTACACATCTCCGAGCCTCATCACTCTCCCGAAGCACTGGGACTCTTCCCTTACATTACTTCCCTAAGTATACACAACGTGCCGATGAAAAGGGAGTGGTTGAACGGCTTCTACAATTATCTTCGAAGAAACGGCCAAAACTTGTACGATCTCAATTTTCAAATGACGCAAAGCGAGAACCCGTTACAAGTCGACTTGAGAGAAATCTTGAATAGCTGCCCTAATCTCCATGTACTCATCACGAGTGGAGCAAACGTAACTTGGATGGAAGGCTGCGACCCTCCTCCTCTCAAGTATCTAAAAGTTATCCAACTCGGACGTATGACGAATGCGTTAGCGATTGTGAAAATACTCTCACTGGTGCCGGAATTAAAGGCGCTACATGTCTACAGTTGTCTAGACCTGTCGGACAAACACCTGGAAACGCTGAAACCGCCTACGAAATCCAAAAGTACTCGAAAGTTCGATATGTGCGATGACAGTTCGTCGAACTTAACGTGCTTTTATATTTACGAAATGCATAAAGTATCGCTGATCACTGTGCTAAACATGTTCAACAACTATAAACAATTAAGACAATTTGGAAATTTAACGAATTGGACTTTGAATCGTGAGGATGCCAAAATGTTAAGAACAACCCGCACGAGCATGGATGTAGATTTCTGCTCCGGTTCGCACTGGCTCTGGAATAACTGCATTCCTATTTTGTAA